In one window of Chitinophagales bacterium DNA:
- a CDS encoding VCBS repeat-containing protein, giving the protein MYCCRFRVILLFFAVLIAATVFSQTPPTITSFSPLTGKPGDAITITGANFNTTQANNIVFFGATRATVTAASATSLTVTVPTGATFAPITVLNSVTALVAASSTSFTPTYSPAKTGITATDFSPKQDFTTGEYPRSVAIGDLDGDGKPDLAFANYTSSFVSVLRNTATSGSIVNGSFASKQDFTTGSNGSMSVAIGDLDGDGKPDLAVANSTTGNISVFRNISSAGSINFAAKQDFVAGSNPTQVAIGDIDADGKPELAVVNFYSNSISVFQNTSTSGTISFSTKQDFTVGSQPNSLAIGDLNGDGKPEMVATNSAVTNISLLSNTSTSGSISFAAKQDLSVGLYPYSVAIGDLDGDSKPDLAVANYGSDNVSILRNTTTSGSVTFAALHNFSIGGSTESVAIGDIDGDGKLDLAFAHTLANSIGVLRNTSSVGSIGNGSFTAIQYFTTGTQPHLVAIGDLDGDGKPELITAVHEQVLGGSVLRNVDLPPTITSFSPLTGKPGDAITITGTNFNTTPANNIVFLGATKATVTAASATSLTVTVPVGATYAPIKVLNTATSLAAASSASFTPTYSPAKTGITSTDFSASQDFTTGLYPYSIGIGDLDGDGKPDLAFANLNSSTVSVLRNTATIGSIGSSSFAAKQDFTTGSGSMSVAIADFDGDGKPDLAVANQSTNDVSVLRNTSSIGTISFAAKQDFAVGSAPSGVAVGDFDGDGKPDLAVANYNSNSISVFRNTSSNGTISFATKQDFTTGSQPRSVTIGDLNGDGKPEMVSTNTAVTDISLFTNTSTSGSINFTAKQDLSVGIHPYSAGIGDLDGDGKPDLAVVNYTSNDVSILRNTTTGGSISFATRHNFSIGGSTESVAIGDLDGDGKPDLAFAHTLANSIGVLRNTSSVGSIGNGSFATIEYFATGQYPRSVAIVDLDGDGRPEIAAALSVQVLGASVLRNADPPSNITTSVTSLSAFSACAGSVSAQQSFTTNGAGLSNNITITAPSGFEVSVTSGSGFASSLTLTQAGGVVATTTIYVRVAANATGSPSGNITVASTGATTKNVGVSATVNSLPAVPTISNNRPLTFCSGDSTVLSSSAATGNQWLLNGSNVVGATGQILVVKAAGSYTVVNTNASSCSATSTATTVVVNSLPAVPTISNNRPLTFCSGDSTVLSSSAATGNQWVLNGSNVVGATGQTLVVKAAGSYTVINTNSNGCSATSTATTVVVNSLPSTPTISNNRPLTFCTGDSTVLSSSAATGNQWLLNGSNVVGATGQTLVVKTSGSYSVVNTNANGCSATSTATTVVVNSLPAVPTISNNRPLTFCIGDSTVLSSSAATGNQWVLNGSNVVGATGQTLVVKTSGSYSVVNTNADGCSATSTATTVVVNSLPATPTISNNRPLTFCSGDSTVLSSSAATGNQWLLNGSNVVGATAQTLVVKTAGSYTVVNTNANGCSATSSATTVVVNSLPATPTISNNRPLTFCTGDSTVLSSSAATGNQWVLNGSNVVGATGQTLVVKAVGSYTVINTNGSGCSATSTATTVVMNSLPTTPTIGNNRPLTFCVGDSTVLSSSAATGNQWLLNGSNVVGATGQTLVVKAAGSYTVINTNANGCSATSTATTVVMNSLPTTPTIGNNRPLTFCVGDSTVLSSSAASGNQWVLNGSNVAGATGQTLVVKSGGSYTVSVTNANGCSSVSSATTVVVNSLPATPTISNNRPLTFCTGDSTVLSSSAATGNQWVLNGSNVVGATGQTLVVKTSGAYTVANTNASGCSATSTATTVVVNSFSATPTISNNRPLTFCVGDSTVLSSSSATGNQWLLNGNNVVGATGQTLVVKAAGVYTVAVTNAGGCRSVSAGTTIVVNSLPTTPTISNNRPLTFCTGDSTVLSSSAATGNQWLLNGSNVVGATGQTLVVKTAGSYAIINTNASGCSATSSATTVVVNSFPTTPTISNNRSLTFCTGDSTVLSSSAATGNQWLLNGNNVVGATGQTLVVKVSGVYTVAVTNVGGCRSVSAGTTVVVNSLPAVPTISNNRPLIFCSGDSTVLSSSAATGNQWLLNGSNVVGATGQTLVVKTSGSYTVRVTNANGCFVSSGTVNTVNNSTAGAGLAFRDSLICKATSLRVTAQAVSPTAFLWTGVRTGFSASTQSVNISNADMYRVRITLSNGCVVNDSINLRNTADTAIKARIAMTKQAFVNQQVLAVNITSVKPQTQNWVFSPGSTVISQNDSVALLRFTTVGNYQVILNNTSYNVCKSADTARIVITTNDYPSTTTPPAIIIRNITIGPNPTTGISNVTIDLNKPGNVTMRIFNFNGTQIYTRAITNTTATTIRERIDISNQPSNNTYILVVQCEGSYEVRSILKN; this is encoded by the coding sequence ATGTACTGCTGCAGATTTAGGGTCATACTACTATTTTTTGCTGTACTCATAGCAGCCACTGTTTTTTCGCAAACGCCACCCACGATTACATCGTTTAGTCCATTAACCGGTAAGCCGGGTGATGCGATTACGATTACAGGAGCCAATTTCAATACCACCCAGGCAAATAATATTGTTTTCTTTGGTGCAACAAGAGCAACGGTAACTGCTGCCTCAGCAACTAGTCTGACAGTGACTGTTCCTACTGGAGCTACATTTGCCCCAATCACAGTGCTTAATTCGGTAACGGCTTTAGTGGCTGCCAGTAGTACAAGTTTTACGCCTACTTACAGTCCAGCTAAAACAGGTATTACGGCGACTGATTTTTCACCAAAACAAGATTTTACAACCGGGGAGTATCCTCGTTCTGTGGCTATAGGCGATTTAGATGGGGATGGTAAACCTGATCTTGCCTTTGCAAATTATACTTCCTCCTTTGTTTCAGTATTACGCAATACTGCTACTAGCGGAAGTATCGTTAATGGAAGCTTTGCATCTAAGCAAGATTTTACAACGGGCAGCAATGGCTCCATGTCTGTGGCTATAGGCGACTTGGATGGGGATGGTAAACCAGATTTGGCTGTTGCTAATTCAACAACTGGAAATATCTCAGTATTTCGCAATATTTCTTCTGCAGGAAGTATCAACTTTGCTGCGAAACAAGATTTCGTAGCTGGTAGTAATCCAACCCAAGTAGCTATAGGTGATATAGATGCAGATGGTAAGCCCGAATTAGCTGTTGTAAATTTTTATTCAAACAGCATATCTGTATTTCAGAATACTTCTACCAGTGGAACTATCAGTTTTTCTACAAAACAGGATTTTACTGTAGGGTCCCAACCTAATTCACTTGCTATTGGTGATTTGAACGGTGATGGTAAACCCGAAATGGTTGCTACCAATTCGGCTGTAACAAATATTTCATTACTAAGTAATACTTCTACCAGTGGGTCTATCAGTTTTGCTGCGAAACAAGATTTATCAGTTGGTTTATATCCATACTCCGTAGCTATCGGCGATTTGGATGGAGACAGTAAGCCTGATTTAGCTGTTGCTAATTATGGATCGGACAATGTTTCGATACTGCGTAATACAACAACTAGCGGAAGTGTCACTTTTGCTGCCCTGCATAATTTTTCGATAGGGGGTTCAACTGAATCTGTAGCCATTGGTGATATAGATGGAGATGGTAAGCTCGATTTGGCTTTCGCACATACTTTAGCAAACAGTATTGGTGTATTAAGAAATACATCTTCGGTTGGAAGTATTGGAAATGGAAGCTTTACTGCAATTCAATATTTTACAACAGGAACGCAACCTCATTTGGTTGCTATTGGCGATTTAGACGGGGATGGTAAACCCGAATTAATAACAGCAGTTCACGAACAAGTATTAGGTGGTTCGGTTCTGCGTAATGTAGATTTACCACCCACGATTACATCGTTTAGTCCATTAACCGGTAAGCCGGGTGATGCGATTACGATTACGGGAACCAATTTCAATACAACTCCAGCAAATAATATTGTATTCCTTGGTGCAACGAAAGCAACGGTAACTGCTGCATCAGCCACTAGCTTGACTGTGACTGTTCCTGTTGGTGCAACATATGCGCCCATTAAAGTCCTGAATACAGCAACGAGTTTAGCAGCTGCAAGTAGTGCTAGTTTTACACCTACTTATAGTCCAGCTAAAACAGGGATAACGTCGACTGATTTTTCAGCAAGTCAGGATTTTACAACTGGACTGTATCCTTACTCTATAGGTATTGGTGATTTAGATGGAGATGGTAAGCCTGATTTGGCTTTTGCAAATTTAAATTCATCAACGGTTTCAGTGTTACGTAATACTGCTACAATTGGAAGTATCGGTAGCAGCAGTTTTGCAGCAAAGCAAGATTTTACAACAGGCAGCGGCTCCATGTCTGTAGCAATAGCAGATTTTGATGGGGATGGCAAGCCCGACTTGGCTGTTGCTAATCAAAGTACAAATGATGTTTCTGTCTTACGCAATACTTCGTCTATTGGAACTATTAGTTTTGCTGCGAAACAAGATTTTGCAGTCGGTAGTGCTCCATCTGGAGTAGCAGTAGGAGATTTTGATGGAGATGGCAAGCCCGACTTGGCTGTTGCTAATTATAATTCAAATAGCATATCAGTATTTCGCAATACTTCGTCTAATGGAACTATTAGTTTTGCAACGAAACAAGATTTTACCACAGGTTCGCAACCTAGATCAGTTACTATTGGAGATTTGAATGGAGATGGTAAACCCGAAATGGTTTCTACCAATACAGCTGTAACAGATATTTCATTGTTCACTAATACCTCTACTAGCGGGTCGATAAATTTTACAGCAAAACAAGATTTATCTGTGGGTATTCATCCTTACTCTGCAGGTATCGGTGATTTAGATGGAGATGGTAAGCCCGATTTGGCCGTTGTAAATTATACCTCAAATGATGTTTCGATATTACGCAATACCACTACGGGCGGAAGTATAAGTTTTGCTACCAGACATAATTTCTCGATAGGGGGGTCAACTGAATCTGTAGCCATTGGTGATCTAGATGGAGATGGTAAGCCCGATTTGGCTTTTGCACATACTTTAGCAAACAGTATTGGTGTATTAAGAAATACATCTTCGGTTGGAAGTATTGGAAATGGAAGCTTTGCAACTATCGAATATTTTGCAACTGGACAGTATCCTCGATCGGTGGCAATTGTCGATTTGGATGGGGATGGTAGACCTGAAATAGCTGCTGCATTAAGTGTACAAGTTTTAGGAGCCTCTGTATTAAGAAATGCAGATCCGCCCTCTAATATAACTACATCTGTAACAAGCTTATCAGCATTTAGCGCTTGTGCTGGCTCAGTAAGTGCACAACAGAGTTTTACGACCAATGGAGCTGGACTTTCCAACAATATTACAATTACAGCGCCTTCGGGCTTTGAAGTAAGTGTTACGAGTGGAAGTGGGTTTGCTAGTTCGCTTACTTTAACACAGGCTGGTGGTGTAGTAGCGACAACGACAATTTATGTTCGTGTTGCGGCAAATGCTACTGGATCACCTAGTGGTAATATTACTGTGGCAAGTACAGGCGCAACCACAAAAAATGTTGGGGTAAGTGCTACAGTCAACAGCCTACCAGCTGTACCGACCATCAGCAATAACCGTCCATTAACTTTTTGTTCGGGTGACAGTACGGTGCTGAGTTCATCCGCTGCAACAGGTAATCAGTGGTTGTTGAATGGTAGCAATGTGGTTGGTGCAACAGGCCAAATACTTGTGGTAAAAGCAGCTGGATCTTATACTGTAGTTAATACAAATGCTAGTAGCTGTAGCGCAACATCAACCGCGACAACAGTGGTGGTCAATAGCTTACCAGCAGTACCGACTATCAGCAATAATCGTCCATTAACTTTCTGTTCGGGTGATAGTACCGTACTGAGCTCATCCGCTGCAACTGGTAACCAGTGGGTATTGAATGGTAGCAATGTGGTTGGTGCAACAGGTCAAACACTTGTGGTAAAAGCAGCTGGCTCGTATACTGTTATTAATACAAATTCAAATGGCTGTAGCGCAACATCAACCGCAACAACAGTAGTGGTGAATAGCTTGCCAAGTACGCCAACTATCAGCAATAACCGCCCTTTGACTTTCTGTACTGGTGATAGTACGGTGTTGAGTTCATCCGCTGCAACGGGTAATCAGTGGTTATTGAATGGTAGCAATGTGGTTGGTGCAACAGGCCAAACCCTTGTAGTAAAAACTTCTGGCTCTTATTCTGTAGTTAATACAAATGCTAATGGCTGTAGTGCAACATCAACCGCGACGACAGTGGTGGTCAATAGCTTACCAGCAGTTCCAACAATCAGCAATAACCGCCCTTTGACTTTCTGTATTGGTGATAGTACGGTGTTGAGTTCATCGGCAGCAACAGGCAATCAGTGGGTATTGAATGGTAGCAATGTGGTTGGTGCAACAGGCCAAACCCTTGTAGTAAAAACTTCTGGCTCTTATTCTGTAGTTAATACAAATGCTGATGGCTGTAGTGCAACATCAACCGCGACTACGGTTGTGGTGAACAGTTTGCCAGCTACACCAACAATCAGTAATAACCGTCCATTGACTTTCTGTTCTGGCGATAGTACAGTATTGAGTTCCTCAGCTGCAACTGGTAACCAGTGGTTATTGAATGGTAGCAATGTGGTTGGTGCAACAGCCCAAACCCTTGTAGTAAAAACTGCTGGCTCTTATACTGTTGTTAATACAAATGCTAATGGCTGTAGCGCAACATCATCAGCGACTACGGTTGTGGTGAACAGTTTACCAGCAACACCAACAATCAGCAATAACCGTCCATTAACTTTCTGTACAGGTGATAGTACGGTATTGAGTTCATCCGCTGCAACAGGCAATCAGTGGGTATTGAATGGGAGCAATGTGGTTGGTGCAACAGGTCAAACACTTGTGGTAAAAGCAGTTGGCTCGTATACTGTTATTAATACAAATGGTAGTGGCTGTAGCGCAACATCAACCGCAACAACTGTAGTGATGAATAGCTTGCCAACTACTCCAACAATCGGGAATAACCGCCCTTTAACTTTCTGTGTTGGCGACAGTACGGTGTTGAGTTCATCCGCTGCAACAGGCAATCAGTGGTTATTGAATGGTAGCAATGTGGTTGGTGCAACGGGCCAAACACTTGTGGTAAAAGCAGCTGGATCGTATACTGTTATTAATACAAATGCAAATGGCTGTAGCGCGACATCAACCGCAACAACTGTAGTGATGAATAGCTTGCCAACTACTCCAACAATCGGTAATAACCGCCCTTTAACTTTCTGTGTTGGCGACAGTACAGTATTAAGTTCCTCTGCTGCATCGGGCAATCAGTGGGTATTGAATGGTAGCAATGTGGCTGGCGCAACGGGTCAGACACTGGTGGTTAAGTCCGGTGGAAGCTATACGGTAAGTGTTACGAATGCTAATGGATGTTCTTCTGTTTCATCTGCCACAACAGTGGTGGTGAATAGCTTACCAGCTACACCAACAATAAGTAATAATCGTCCATTAACTTTCTGTACAGGTGATAGTACGGTGTTGAGTTCATCCGCTGCTACAGGCAATCAGTGGGTATTGAATGGTAGCAATGTGGTTGGTGCAACAGGTCAAACACTTGTGGTAAAAACTTCTGGCGCATATACTGTAGCTAATACAAATGCTAGTGGCTGTAGCGCAACATCAACTGCAACAACAGTGGTTGTGAATAGTTTCTCAGCAACGCCAACAATCAGTAATAATCGTCCATTGACTTTCTGTGTTGGCGACAGTACAGTATTGAGTTCCTCATCTGCCACTGGCAATCAGTGGTTACTCAATGGTAATAATGTAGTTGGTGCAACTGGTCAGACATTGGTGGTGAAAGCAGCAGGTGTGTATACGGTAGCAGTAACAAATGCTGGTGGTTGTAGATCTGTATCAGCAGGTACAACAATAGTGGTGAATAGCTTACCAACTACTCCAACAATCAGTAATAACCGTCCATTAACTTTTTGTACGGGTGACAGTACGGTGCTGAGTTCATCCGCTGCAACAGGCAATCAGTGGTTGTTGAATGGTAGCAATGTGGTTGGTGCAACAGGTCAAACACTTGTGGTTAAGACAGCTGGTTCATATGCTATTATCAATACAAATGCTAGTGGCTGTAGCGCAACATCATCCGCTACAACAGTGGTAGTGAATAGCTTCCCAACTACACCAACAATCAGTAATAACCGTTCATTGACTTTCTGTACTGGCGACAGTACGGTATTGAGTTCCTCAGCTGCAACAGGCAATCAGTGGTTACTCAATGGTAATAATGTAGTTGGTGCAACTGGTCAGACATTGGTAGTGAAAGTGTCAGGTGTTTATACGGTAGCAGTAACAAATGTTGGTGGTTGTAGATCTGTATCAGCTGGAACAACAGTAGTGGTGAATAGCTTGCCAGCGGTTCCAACAATCAGCAATAATCGCCCATTGATCTTCTGCTCCGGTGACAGTACCGTATTGAGTTCATCCGCTGCAACCGGTAATCAGTGGTTATTGAATGGTAGCAATGTGGTTGGTGCAACTGGTCAGACATTAGTGGTGAAAACAAGCGGTAGCTATACTGTAAGAGTTACAAATGCGAATGGTTGCTTTGTTAGCTCAGGTACGGTGAATACCGTTAACAATAGTACCGCAGGAGCAGGATTGGCTTTCCGCGACTCTTTGATTTGTAAAGCCACTTCCTTGCGCGTAACTGCTCAGGCAGTTTCACCAACAGCCTTCTTATGGACAGGTGTTCGAACAGGTTTTTCTGCTAGTACACAATCCGTCAATATCAGTAATGCAGACATGTATCGGGTAAGAATTACCCTGTCTAATGGCTGTGTGGTGAATGATAGTATTAACCTGAGAAATACTGCTGATACAGCTATCAAAGCAAGGATTGCGATGACCAAGCAGGCCTTTGTTAATCAACAGGTGCTGGCCGTAAATATCACTTCAGTGAAACCGCAAACACAAAATTGGGTATTCTCACCTGGTTCAACAGTGATTAGTCAAAATGATTCTGTGGCTCTGCTTAGGTTTACGACTGTTGGCAACTATCAGGTAATATTAAACAATACCTCTTATAATGTTTGTAAGAGTGCGGATACAGCTAGGATCGTAATTACAACAAATGATTATCCATCTACTACCACGCCTCCGGCCATCATTATTCGAAACATAACGATTGGGCCTAACCCGACAACTGGTATTTCCAATGTTACGATTGACTTAAATAAGCCAGGTAATGTTACCATGCGAATTTTCAATTTTAATGGTACGCAGATTTATACAAGAGCGATTACAAATACCACCGCTACAACCATTCGAGAACGAATTGATATCAGCAATCAGCCTTCCAATAACACCTATATATTGGTTGTTCAGTGTGAGGGAAGCTATGAAGTGAGGTCAATCTTGAAAAATTAA